The Periplaneta americana isolate PAMFEO1 chromosome 9, P.americana_PAMFEO1_priV1, whole genome shotgun sequence genome contains a region encoding:
- the LOC138705657 gene encoding facilitated trehalose transporter Tret1-like isoform X1, translated as MDTESHVPSSKRRRILRQIAATSVVNLASVAFGMVQGWPSPTFQLLRENKTALNGHLITKEEESWIGSLPFLGAFTAASLYNYINRNMGCKITGYLTAVPLVYGYLLIIFGTSITYICIARFFIGFSLSGINVLVTLYMAEILEDNTRKAAGNLRSIAENVGLILIYALGSYLTILHTTIVCISIPVFFLFTFFLLPESPIFLLRKGKPQAALNAYLWLRGGDRQLAEEEMKKLRAVIDARESTEHCTVGELLSECGTRKALQIIIILSVVQQLSGINVIFTFCETIFRMSGSSLSPEWSSLIVSFFGLFGSIFSRFFFILSGRRFILVSTQTLQGVSLGGFGVYLYLRHIEVNVSNMGVLPVIFISIYIFCVIAGVANLLHVVISEMIKSEAQEVAMKICGLLSWALAFLSIKFYYSLIDILDLHGCIWLFASVSFTGAISMYLLLPETKNKSLELIMRKLNDEPPQEDKSRNI; from the exons ATGGACACTGAAAGCCATGTGCCAAGCAGCAAAAGACGAAGAATCCTGCGACAAATAGCAGCTACCAGTGTAG TGAATCTTGCTTCTGTGGCTTTTGGAATGGTGCAGGGTTGGCCTTCACCGACATTCCAGCTACTGAGGGAAAACAAGACAGCTTTAAACGGGCATCTTATCACAAAGGAGGAGGAATCCTGGATTGGATCGCTGCCGTTTCTGGGCGCCTTCACTGCGGCTTCGCTTTACAACTACATCAACCGAAATATGGGATGCAAGATTACGGGCTATCTCACGGCAGTTCCTCTGGTTTACGGCTACTTGCTCATCATCTTTGGGACCTCCATCACCTACATCTGCATAGCTAGATTCTTCATTGGCTTCAGTCTTTCGGGAATTAATGTTCTCGTGACTCTGTATATGGCAGAAATCTTAGAGGACAACACCCGAAAAGCTGCGGGAAATTTGAGGAGCATAGCAGAGAACGTGGGTCTTATCCTCATATACGCTCTCGGTTCCTATCTCACCATTTTGCATACCACTATCGTGTGCATCTCCATTCCTGTGTTCTTTCTCTTCacattttttttgctgccagAATCTCCAATATTCCTTTTGAGAAAAGGAAAACCTCAGGCTGCACTGAATGCATATTTATGGCTCAGAGGGGGAGATCGTCAGCTGGCTGAAGAGGAGATGAAGAAACTGAGAGCAGTTATCGACGCGAGAGAGTCGACAGAACATTGCACAGTGGGAGAACTGTTGTCTGAGTGTGGCACTAGAAAAGCTCTGCaaatcattataatattatccgtTGTGCAGCAGCTCTCAGGAATCAATGTTATTTTCACGTTCTGTGAAACCATCTTCAGAATGTCTGGAAGCAGTCTCTCGCCAGAATGGTCGTCCCTTATTGTTTCTTTCTTCGGACTGTTTGGGTCTATATTTTCTCGTTTCTTTTTCATCTTATCCGGAAGAAGATTCATTCTTGTATCTACTCAGACTCTTCAAGGAGTCAGCCTGGGAGGTTTTGGCGTGTATCTCTACTTGAGGCATATAGAGGTGAATGTGTCTAACATGGGAGTACTTCCCGTAATTTTCAtatctatctacatattttgCGTTATTGCTGGAGTAGCCAATCTTCTGCATGTTGTGATATCGGAGATGATTAAATCTGAAGCACAAGAAGTGGCAATGAAGATTTGTGGACTATTATCGTGGGCCTTAGCCTTCCTCTCCATCAAGTTTTACTATTCATTAATTGATATCTTGGACCTGCACGGATGTATCTGGCTATTTGCAAGTGTATCGTTTACTGGTGCAATATCAATGTATTTGTTATTACCAGAAACTAAGAATAAGAGTCTGGAATTAATCATGAGGAAACTTAACGATGAACCGCCTCAAGAAGATAAATCAAGAAATATATGA
- the LOC138705657 gene encoding facilitated trehalose transporter Tret1-like isoform X2: protein MVQGWPSPTFQLLRENKTALNGHLITKEEESWIGSLPFLGAFTAASLYNYINRNMGCKITGYLTAVPLVYGYLLIIFGTSITYICIARFFIGFSLSGINVLVTLYMAEILEDNTRKAAGNLRSIAENVGLILIYALGSYLTILHTTIVCISIPVFFLFTFFLLPESPIFLLRKGKPQAALNAYLWLRGGDRQLAEEEMKKLRAVIDARESTEHCTVGELLSECGTRKALQIIIILSVVQQLSGINVIFTFCETIFRMSGSSLSPEWSSLIVSFFGLFGSIFSRFFFILSGRRFILVSTQTLQGVSLGGFGVYLYLRHIEVNVSNMGVLPVIFISIYIFCVIAGVANLLHVVISEMIKSEAQEVAMKICGLLSWALAFLSIKFYYSLIDILDLHGCIWLFASVSFTGAISMYLLLPETKNKSLELIMRKLNDEPPQEDKSRNI, encoded by the coding sequence ATGGTGCAGGGTTGGCCTTCACCGACATTCCAGCTACTGAGGGAAAACAAGACAGCTTTAAACGGGCATCTTATCACAAAGGAGGAGGAATCCTGGATTGGATCGCTGCCGTTTCTGGGCGCCTTCACTGCGGCTTCGCTTTACAACTACATCAACCGAAATATGGGATGCAAGATTACGGGCTATCTCACGGCAGTTCCTCTGGTTTACGGCTACTTGCTCATCATCTTTGGGACCTCCATCACCTACATCTGCATAGCTAGATTCTTCATTGGCTTCAGTCTTTCGGGAATTAATGTTCTCGTGACTCTGTATATGGCAGAAATCTTAGAGGACAACACCCGAAAAGCTGCGGGAAATTTGAGGAGCATAGCAGAGAACGTGGGTCTTATCCTCATATACGCTCTCGGTTCCTATCTCACCATTTTGCATACCACTATCGTGTGCATCTCCATTCCTGTGTTCTTTCTCTTCacattttttttgctgccagAATCTCCAATATTCCTTTTGAGAAAAGGAAAACCTCAGGCTGCACTGAATGCATATTTATGGCTCAGAGGGGGAGATCGTCAGCTGGCTGAAGAGGAGATGAAGAAACTGAGAGCAGTTATCGACGCGAGAGAGTCGACAGAACATTGCACAGTGGGAGAACTGTTGTCTGAGTGTGGCACTAGAAAAGCTCTGCaaatcattataatattatccgtTGTGCAGCAGCTCTCAGGAATCAATGTTATTTTCACGTTCTGTGAAACCATCTTCAGAATGTCTGGAAGCAGTCTCTCGCCAGAATGGTCGTCCCTTATTGTTTCTTTCTTCGGACTGTTTGGGTCTATATTTTCTCGTTTCTTTTTCATCTTATCCGGAAGAAGATTCATTCTTGTATCTACTCAGACTCTTCAAGGAGTCAGCCTGGGAGGTTTTGGCGTGTATCTCTACTTGAGGCATATAGAGGTGAATGTGTCTAACATGGGAGTACTTCCCGTAATTTTCAtatctatctacatattttgCGTTATTGCTGGAGTAGCCAATCTTCTGCATGTTGTGATATCGGAGATGATTAAATCTGAAGCACAAGAAGTGGCAATGAAGATTTGTGGACTATTATCGTGGGCCTTAGCCTTCCTCTCCATCAAGTTTTACTATTCATTAATTGATATCTTGGACCTGCACGGATGTATCTGGCTATTTGCAAGTGTATCGTTTACTGGTGCAATATCAATGTATTTGTTATTACCAGAAACTAAGAATAAGAGTCTGGAATTAATCATGAGGAAACTTAACGATGAACCGCCTCAAGAAGATAAATCAAGAAATATATGA